The following DNA comes from Aquila chrysaetos chrysaetos chromosome 9, bAquChr1.4, whole genome shotgun sequence.
TAGTCGATGCTACAAGCAACTGTATTCAACAGTTCCATAGTGACAAAGTAAATTACAATACTGATTGCTAGCAAACACTTCTGTCTCTTGATTTCAGCTATATTCCAGAGATAGAGAGCAATATACCAGGGTCTTGGCTCTTAATagataaaaaaattatcttttctcctggaaaagggaaactgcattttgaatCACCAGAAGTACTTCTATgatgtataaaaaaataaaatattgggAAAATTACATGAACAGGGAAGTAATTTTTTGGATCGTGCATGCTATGTAGAGATGCCTTACTTTATTGATTAGCTGGGCTATCAAGAGAAACCTGATTCCATTAGTAGTTCATCCCCTCATCTTGAGACATTTACCAGAACGCAACTGACATGCAGTGGACTCAGACAATGGTAATGTCACTATTCAAATAAGCTCAAGGcacttttgtttcttaaatcaTTGCCTTTGATAACAGTAGCTTCCCATCAACTGCTTTTGGGGCTCCCGTGTTCAGAAATGTCTGCAGTGAAATGTATGGGATTAAGCATCTCCCTTTGAAAATTTACAGCCATGTCAGAATATGGAATACAGCCTTGGGAAGTCTGTTTGAATTGTCTGTTTCAGAGCTGTGATGTTGACAAAATTACTACCTAACAGAATAAATGCTTCTCTAATACAGATTTACTTTGGACTGCACAACATTAGCAGACCAACTTTGGGTAGCGTAATTTTAGTACAAAACACAACTCCCAGCAGGAGCCAGCCATTGCCATAGAGGGAGGGGAAAGTTAAAGGGCCTGTGGTGGGTTATTTGCATAACAGGCAGGAGGTGCAATGTAGATCTCATTAGAGGAATTTTGTCAGTTTTCGTCCTTCTTCTGCTCTCTTAATCACTCTTCAACCCTTAACTCCAAGCTTTGGTGCTGTACCCTTGAGTGAATGCGCTCATAAAAAAGCAAGTAAGCACTAGAAGAAAGGACTTCCTGCAAACTAGCTTTGCGAACGGTATCATCAGAAATCCATAGCCACTGACTGCTGACAGAGTGTGGGTTCTTAGGAGAAGGTGGAGAGCGGCGGTAAGTCACAAAGTGTCCAGAATGCATGTCTCCATGATGAACTACAACTGCCATCAGACGGTAAAGGTATACAGGGGAACTGAAggacaaatgagaaaaaggaaagggtcAGCAGCCCTTGTGGATCACACATATACCAGAAGCAGCCCCACTTGCTTTGTCTTCAGttgcaatttctttttagaGCAAATAGATGTCTCCATAAGAGACACACTGCCTTGCAATTACTTTTCAGTATACCAAGTctttgctgcagtgctgccttgCTCCGTTATTGAGAAAACGGAACCATTTACTTTATAAGTTTATGCTACAGAGGACTACTGCCATTTTGTACAGCATAACTGATTGAATTTTGCAACAGCATTTTCCATCAAACCTACCAATGTGCcagtattttaaagcactgcTAATGGACAGAAAAGCTATTCTGGAAGAATGTGCTTTCAACTGAAAAGAGGTAAAATTGCAGCAGGTAACCCACAAATAACGATGGACCCGCTTTCAAGGATTTGCTCTGCAACTGTCTTCATAACAAACATTTGGTACAAAATGGTTCCAGGCTTCTTATTTCACACAGTGATTGTGGGAATTGTCTTCCCCATGGGGCAAATACGCAATGGCAGATAGAAGAAGTAGTACAGAACTAACTATACATTTGTCACCAGCATGAAAATAAGTGAACTTTCTCAAAGGCCAAGAAAACAGATTATCAGGAGAAGCATCAAGGCTGATTTACTAAGTAGAATCATGGCAGCTGCAACTTAAATCAAGCTTCTtcaatgtttgaaaaaaatctgtaagaggTCTGCGGATTTCTTGCAATAGTTTTAAAATCAGAGTAAGAGGTAAAAATGAAACGAAGGGctagagaaaaacagcaagaatAAGATTATGGCTATTCAGAAGGATGATTTATTGCACCACGAACCAGAGAAAGGAGATTTTGAGTTTTGCTTGTAATATGTTCTACTCCCTTTTCTAGGAGAGAAATGGAGCCAAAGACAACCCCTAAAAATCAgccaagagaaaagcaaaaaaattctgCACAGGAGCTAGGATAGATGTTAGATTCTGTGACTATGCAGCCTCACAATAAAGACAGACATGATTTGAAGGGACAGAAGTTATAAGATAGGGTACAAATCTTTAACTTACCTGCATTCAGGGAATGCAGCAAGTGGGAAAGTTCCCGAggacattaaaaatgaagagggGCAGGCACCATTCATAAAGACCGGTTTAGTACCAGATGGCTGTTCTGCACCTGCAAGAGAAAGTAGACATTCAGTAATTTAACTTCAATGCTACTGTTAGTATTGCTAACAACAGTGCTTCTGTTCCTGCAGTACCTTTCATCACAGAATATGAAggtattttacttattttaattcattacaTATTATAATCCCTTAAGAGATGCAGAGGAGTGTAATATCCAAAGACAGTGGTAATTGTTTTTACGTGacacaaacatgaaaatgaCCATGTTTGCAAAATCCCAACTAAATAGAATACTGAGCTGCTGAAATGACATACCTACTACAGCTAGATTTTCtaattgttttttaagaagtcaCCATTCCCACCATTCTTATTGTGCTTGTCCTGAAGCCTTAGAAGAGCATCACTAACAAGATAATCCCTAGGACTTCCCGAGTTTAACATTCCTTCATCCTCTGGACATAAGACATGTGAGTTCTATGCTATCTgggaattttttgtttgtttgcaagGGTTTTTTAGTAGGATCAAATTAAATTATCAAAACTGAACTGTAAACTTGGAACAGGGTATCCTAATGCTTGCTGGGAAAGGGATTTCTACCTGTCCTCTTTGCACAGATCCAAATATAGATAGTGCTCTTGTGTTCATTCTGCAGATTAGAATGTTTTATCACTGAAACATAGAAATACCgaatagattttattttcaaaataagtacCTGAAGGTTTTACTGCTATCCCATCCTTTGTTCCAGGTGTTGTCTCAGAGTGTCTCTGATTCAGCTCATTCTGGCTTGATTTATGAACAGGAATGCGGTATTTGTAGATGTCCATGATCAGGAACTCATTGAACTGTACATGTTCGTGGCGTTTCAGAGGAGTGCCTTGGTTTGACCAGCTCAGTCTTTGCAGATGGATACACAAACACTGAGGGAGCTTCAGCAATATTCCATAGAAAAGGAGagtcaaaatacatttttaaatgaagagaaacagctgTTCAAGTTAAAAGCATACTAACAGAACTGGTCAGTCTAGTGGATAAGGAAATGCATCACTGAACTGTTCCCTTATGTGCTACTTTATCTACATGTAAGCTTATTGGCAATATTATCCCTAGGACATGACACAAACTCACAACTCTCTTGAGATTTCTGATAATGCCACTACTGGTCACTCACTAGGCAGTAGGATAGATAGCTAATGTTAATTGTTTTCtccaaatggaagaaaaatcaataaaaatacatgcatgttCCTAAAAAGCTCACCTGTCAGTCTCATCTAGCTTGTTGATCTGTGAGGTAGAAATGAGGATTGGAATTTGTTGGAGTGAGTTGTTGTAAGACATTTGCTAATACTCAGTAAGTAATGGCTTTGCACAGTGAGAgtaccaggggaaaaaaggtcaaGTAGTTACAAATATCTGACATTAGAAGTCATGCCAGAGTTAAGCTCTATCAATAAGTGCATATTATTACTAATGGCACCTGAGGCTCTTAATTACAGACCAGTGCCCTGTTGTCCTCTGCATTAGATGATCACAGAGCAAAAAATAAGAGCTTCTCATAGAAATTACACGTGATGTTTAGTACCATATTCACTTGTTTAAACCAGCTGTATTTAGAACATCTTAATTTCTTGGAAATGTGCAATTGCTAAAGGTGCTACAAACACTGTATATATGAATCCCTTCACTTAGCAAGGAAATCAAGAACTCATGCAAGACATATGAACTGCCACTGAGCCAAACTCACATTTAAGTGTCTTGCTGAATAACAGTAGAATACTTGCATTCTTCCAGCTATAGAGTGTGACGTTTTGCTGAATTGAGGCCTCAATGCCTACAAATATTTGGCAAATGAGCTTACTTTTTCAAGTAAAACATTAAAGCAGTCTAATACCAAGAAGTGGACATCAAGCAAAGacatcaaagaaagaaatgactgtataataggatttaaaaatagatttggtGGGTTAACTTGCCTCACCTTTCCTAACTTCAGTTGCTTAACAAATGTTGTTCTCTGGTTTTCTATGCTCTGTCCATTCAGAGTCCCTTCTGCCTGAATCTGaaatcaaaggggaaaaaaaaaaaaaaaaaaaaaaaaaaagacatttgattACCTGCTGTATCAGATTACACATGATAGCGCAGGTCTGCAATGTCACATTGCAGACAAAAGGAATTGTCTATCTAGAACTATGCTCAAGTATATTAGTTACACCTACAGTTTTCTAGgaactttcttaaaaatttttgGCCTATCCTAATGGATCAGAATTCTAAACCAAAATCAAGCAGAAAGGAGCATTTACAGAACAAGCTCAATCTCCAGGTTTATGTGTAGTCATATGCCATTTCTGTTGGTTTTCAAATGAGCCACTTTGGCTCTGTGCTATCATCAAATTACAGGCaattataaaatactgtttaaaataccagaacaaaaaaattgtcCCAAATACTATCTAAATAATACCTGGTAAttatagaataaaatatttgtaatttttgtaatacTAGTAATAAATAAAGCTTCAAAATACTCTGTGAGATAAGAActccattttaaatataagaaatcCCAGGCAAGTTAGAGGCTTTCCTGAAGTCACAAAGGAAGGAGTAGAAAACTGAAGCTATAATTCTGTCAGCAGGCCTAAAACTAATCTAGGAGgttatgtaaattaaaattacatactTTAGTGCAGTTGTCACATACAACATCCTTTACAGATTCAGAGGAGATGAAATGATGGAGGCAGTGGTCCAGTGTCATAGGATGACCCttagtatgaaaaaaaaaaattatttgcagtaaTTTCAGGGTGCATACCACTTAATTTTGTGAAAggatttttcataatttctttcataaaaaatacagaactgcaGACTTGTTTCTTGAGAAAACTGACTAAATGGCTTTGAGTATAGAACACTGATAATGTAACTAACTATGAGGATTCTTCCTTTGCCTGGATTAAACAGGGAAAACGTTGCAGCCTGTAGAAAACAACAATAGCTGTGACCCCCTGTGTGACTCCTTTAGTGGGGTTTTAAACTACAGATTCCTGGCCCTGTTACTATTTTTCTCTAAAGTTCCAGCACTTCATGGGTCACTTTATGCACTCAGACCCTCTACATAGGAGAAGTACAGCATTTAGTTGAATTTAGGCACTCCTTCCTATACTTCCTTGTAGACTCTACTACATACTGCCAAGTATGAAGGGCTTAATCTTCAATGATggtataaaataaaacacaaatagcAGAAGATGTGTCCAAATCCCAATCCTAGCTGTCCAGGAGTGTATTCTATAGGTGCGAGTCAAGAGTTTCCATGAGTGCAAGTGGCTGCTACTTGTCTGGAAAGACAAATCGCTAGCAGACATTAAGTAACAAACCGGTATAGTTCAAAAATGTCCTGCACATTTTGCCCCCAAAATCTACAATGTTTTGTCATTCAAAGTTTTTCAGAGagccaaaaagaaacagaaacaatttcCAGTTGAAATCACTTGATGCAAAATCCTGTATCGGGTAACTTGTGTACTATCACCACAGAGACAGCGCACCCAAAGGTCACCTTCCAAGACTGCCAGAAACAGCCCTCAGGATACAATCTGGTCTGTTCAAATTACACAGAAAGGAGCAAACACTCCaccaggagaaacagaaaactctATTGGTGTCATCAAAGTCATGCTTGTTGTACAAATTGGTAATTTGCACCAACACATTAGTGGTAAGGTACTGTATTGGCACAACAGGATCATTTataaaaaggcaggaaaataaaCTGTAGCTACTCATTTACGCTTAGGCTGTAGCATCTTAGAAAGACACTAGTGAAGGTAAAGCTATGACAACGAGGCAATAGGCAGACTGGCTGGATCATGTGTCAGTGAGGGATACATACCCACACAGCTGCTGGAATACTCAGTGAGAGACTGTCAAAGGTATCATACCTCACAGGActctgcaagaaaatatttcacatatcCAGTGAGCTAAAATTTATGatggtcagaaaaaaaccccaaaccagcctCACACAAGATGAACACATGCCCTCTGCTGTCCACAATTACCTGGTAGAATAGGGTCAAAAACACCCGCTTTCCCAACCACAGTGCTAAGGAACACTAGGTATACAAGGTGCTACTTAGCCCCTTTCTGCTGAAGCTGCCCTTACTCACTTAAATTTGTTTGCAaggttttgaaaagtaaaagtaCTAAAGGTACTCCTGCAGTTTGATCTACAAATGAGATttacttactttatttttttctttatccaggTTATCTTCATCTCCTTACTCTGGATAACTGGACTGCAACTTAATTTGGCTTTGCATGTGCAATCCCAATACTGTGTGCTGAATGTATAGCTCGTCCTAAAACGCTACCCATGTGAGTGGATTTTCAGTATATGATAGCTGTGGTACTGAATACTAAATATAATGAGACAGCTATTAGTCTGTCTGATAAGACAGCTATTATCCCCACAAAGTGGAACACACTTAGTTTTCTTCAGTATATTTAGTGATACATTCTTGTTCATCACCAATGCCATAATAAGTACCTGAAAAAGTAACAGTCTAAGCTGTCAGCCCTGCAGACCTTTGGAGCTTAAACCAGCTATGTCAGAAACAAGGGATGATGGTTTCAGAATGCACTCCGAGTGTCGGACATCTGTTTTCATGTATACATATATTACCAGACACACATTCTTATACCTGGTGTTCACAGTGTTTGCAAACCATGTTGCTGGTCAGCCTTCCGTGAAAAGGATGCTGAGATTTCCAGTGATTTGACACAGGGGGAAGAGACCCTGAAACGCAAAGCTgaaattgtccttttttttttttttcaatacatcTATGTTCATCACTACAATTCCACATTTTTGGACCACAGTAACAAAAGTAACTGCTCTAAAACATGTTCTGTCCCACTGACAAATAATTAACAggttttttacagctgaagagATATATTTCAGTCCAATACAGACAAAGATCAATTAATATTATCCCCTTAATAAACAAAGTGACTACACTATGAATATTCAtatttcagaatggaaaaaaagtatacCTCTTGTTCTGCAGCTTATTTGCTTTTGGGTTATTTCTGGCTGCTACAGAGGAAGATAAAAAGATATCATTAACCCTACCTTAGAAACCATTAAGTATTAAATATGTTCTTATTTCATCCCTAATACGCTTTTCTGACATTAGAACAACTGTGGGAGTTTTAGTGTCTCTTTATATTTGAGGAAGGCCAAAAAACCTGGTACGCAACAAATTTATAATTGACAAAGAGAACACTTctaataaaatgaataattaatcTGCAGAATTCTCTCCCTCAGAGTACTAAAATAAAAGCGTAACAGATTTTATAAACCCTTTGTatatattttagagaaaaagagatAGAAACTTTTCATCTGCATGAAGTTTACCACTAAACTGGAGGATAAGATATATTTCACCTCCAAATGGGCTATTCCATAAATGaccattttgcagttttcaatCCTCTTTCATGTGTCAACTCTTACAGATGAGAGTAACTGCTTAGATGGACTACTGTTCTGTGCTACTATTTCAATCCCTGTATTCCATGGATTTAGCAATGCAAGAGCCCTCACAAAAGTGGGATCACTAtaaattcaaatacatttccttacaaaaaacattttttattctttagatTGCCTGGCCTATTGATTCATTTCTATCAAGAGTACTGAAGAACGGTTTTGTAAACATAATGAAAGTATCTTCAGTTTCTAAACAGAGACTTTATACCTGACACACTTAGGAATCTAGGCAGACTACAGAAACTTCTGATAATGAAGTAACATTGGTaaataagtcacctccagcgAATGCACATCGAACAAATGTGT
Coding sequences within:
- the USP30 gene encoding ubiquitin carboxyl-terminal hydrolase 30 isoform X2, with the translated sequence MLPGGTAEADGAVRRLLRAGAAARYKVMKNWGVIGGVAAALAAGMYVLWGPITERKRRRKGLVPGLLNLGNTCFMNSLLQGLSSCPSFVKWLEEFTTQYKTDQNQSTEHQYLSVTLLHLLRALSCQEVTEDDVLDASCLLEVLRTYRWQISSFEEQDAHELFHVLTSSLEDERDRQPRVTHLFDVHSLEPEITQKQISCRTRGSLPPVSNHWKSQHPFHGRLTSNMVCKHCEHQSPVRYDTFDSLSLSIPAAVWGHPMTLDHCLHHFISSESVKDVVCDNCTKIQAEGTLNGQSIENQRTTFVKQLKLGKLPQCLCIHLQRLSWSNQGTPLKRHEHVQFNEFLIMDIYKYRIPVHKSSQNELNQRHSETTPGTKDGIAVKPSGAEQPSGTKPVFMNGACPSSFLMSSGTFPLAAFPECSSPVYLYRLMAVVVHHGDMHSGHFVTYRRSPPSPKNPHSVSSQWLWISDDTVRKASLQEVLSSSAYLLFYERIHSRVQHQSLELRVEE
- the USP30 gene encoding ubiquitin carboxyl-terminal hydrolase 30 isoform X3, whose product is MLPGGTAEADGAVRRLLRAGAAARYKVMKNWGVIGGVAAALAAGMYVLWGPITERKRRRKGLVPGLLNLGNTCFMNSLLQGLSSCPSFVKWLEEFTTQYKTDQNQSTEHQYLSVTLLHLLRALSCQEVTEDDVLDASCLLEVLRTYRWQISSFEEQDAHELFHVLTSSLEDERDRQPRVTHLFDVHSLEQPEITQKQISCRTRGSLPPVSNHWKSQHPFHGRLTSNMVCKHCEHQSPVRYDTFDSLSLSIPAAVWGHPMTLDHCLHHFISSESVKDVVCDNCTKLPQCLCIHLQRLSWSNQGTPLKRHEHVQFNEFLIMDIYKYRIPVHKSSQNELNQRHSETTPGTKDGIAVKPSGAEQPSGTKPVFMNGACPSSFLMSSGTFPLAAFPECSSPVYLYRLMAVVVHHGDMHSGHFVTYRRSPPSPKNPHSVSSQWLWISDDTVRKASLQEVLSSSAYLLFYERIHSRVQHQSLELRVEE
- the USP30 gene encoding ubiquitin carboxyl-terminal hydrolase 30 isoform X1 — encoded protein: MLPGGTAEADGAVRRLLRAGAAARYKVMKNWGVIGGVAAALAAGMYVLWGPITERKRRRKGLVPGLLNLGNTCFMNSLLQGLSSCPSFVKWLEEFTTQYKTDQNQSTEHQYLSVTLLHLLRALSCQEVTEDDVLDASCLLEVLRTYRWQISSFEEQDAHELFHVLTSSLEDERDRQPRVTHLFDVHSLEQPEITQKQISCRTRGSLPPVSNHWKSQHPFHGRLTSNMVCKHCEHQSPVRYDTFDSLSLSIPAAVWGHPMTLDHCLHHFISSESVKDVVCDNCTKIQAEGTLNGQSIENQRTTFVKQLKLGKLPQCLCIHLQRLSWSNQGTPLKRHEHVQFNEFLIMDIYKYRIPVHKSSQNELNQRHSETTPGTKDGIAVKPSGAEQPSGTKPVFMNGACPSSFLMSSGTFPLAAFPECSSPVYLYRLMAVVVHHGDMHSGHFVTYRRSPPSPKNPHSVSSQWLWISDDTVRKASLQEVLSSSAYLLFYERIHSRVQHQSLELRVEE